The window CTTTTGGGGGATGGTATGGTGCTCTTAAGTATTACGTTTCGGGATGTTTTTATAAAATTTTTATTGTTTTGACCTCACTATTTCAGAGTCAAATGAGGGAGAGGGTTAATTTTTTTATAATTGCTATGTTGTTTGATGGTTTTTACTGAATCGTCCCATTCTAATTTACTTGGTTTGGATGGTCTCAGTGATGTGTGTGGTGAACTAATTGATAGGGGAGTTGTGAATTGGTTTGTTCAATTCGTATTGGGTGAAAAAATTTTGCTGGGGCGATAATGGGGGCGTGGAATTGTAAATAGGCTAACGATTGAGATGGGTTTTATCTAAATTTTAATCTTACTTAAATATTTTAGTGGGTGGGTTATGGGTCCTGTGATTGGTCGTCGCTCTATTGATGATGTTGTTCGTGATTTTGGTGTTTTGGTTGGTAACTTTGAGAAGTTGCTTTCTGAGTCAGGGTCAAAAACAAATATAAAAAGTACAAAGCTGGGGAAGTACCAGAAGATGCTGGATGACTTATCTGGTATGGAAAACCGCGAGCTGTCGGGGTTGATTGGTATTGTTAATAGATATCTTGCTATGAATAGCCTTTTTTCTCATGAATCAGGAGTGTCTATTAATAACGATAAGTTGATGAAGATTCTGGAAGGGGATGCAAAAATTCATGATGCTAATGAAGGTTATAATGACGACTTCTTTGAACTTTCTATGGCTATCAGATTTGCAGTTACCTTCAAAGCGAATGACTATCCTTCCGATATTGATTTAACCACAGTGTGTGATGTTATCGCTGGTAAAGAGTACGCTATTGAGTGCAAATATTTGCATAGTCTTAGAGGTCTAAGAGATAATGTTGCAAAGGCTATAGATCAAGCTAAAAAAAGAGTTGATGGTGGGTTGGCAAAACTTGGAATTGTTGCGTTGGATTTATCTAATGTATGTGATAATGATAAGATCTGGGATTTTAGTCAGGATGTCTTTTCTTCGTTTCTAAAGTCTTATGGAAAAATGGCGAATAAAGGTTTTTTCTCTAATCAGATTAGAGAAGATGGAGTTTTGAGTTCTATAATTTCTGATGGGAATTTTTCTAAGTTGCTAAATGGTTATATTTCCCACGAGGCTGACTCGGTTTTTTATAGTGAATTTGGCAAGAGGGAGTTTGATAAGCTAAATCGAGATGTGATTGCCATAATTTATCAGACGAGCAATTGTTTTTGTTTTGAATTGGATAGTGAGGTTATTCCTGTGCCTTTTAGGTCGATGGGCTATTATGTTAATCCAGAGTTGCCAAGGTTGCATTATTTTGCTACGAAAGGGATGCTTAATAACCTAGCTTCAGGTATTTAACTTTAAAACTACAAGTATTTCTTGAAACTACTCGCCGTCAGCGCCACAGCGACGCCCAGCAATGCAGCGCCGGGCAGCAGAATCATCAGCGGATGCACCGATACCGGCAGTGCCAGATAGGCTACCCAGGGCAGTACAGCCAGCGGCAGTAACGCGGCTTTTGCCCTGTGGTAAACGAATCCTGATTCCCGACCCGCCCCAAACCTGCGCACATCGCGCCGCACCAGACCATCAACCAGGCCCACAAACACAGCCATGACAATGAGCGGCAATGTCAGTACCAGTACCAGCAAACGCACCATGAACGTCAGTGTGGTGAAGGCTGCGGCGATCAGATAGTTTTCTGACCACACATAGGCTTGGCTTACGAAGTAGCGGAAGTCGCGTCTGGGTGTCTGGCTGGGAGTACGCGCATGCTCGGCGGTCTGCTTCATGCGTTCAAGTAGTCCGGTCTTGATGAACATCCATTCATAGCCGGTGTCGATGAGCTGGTGTGCCGTGCGGCCCGGCTCCTGCACGATGACGCTGCGGGTAAAGTTATTCGACAGGTGTCCCAATTCGTACTGAAGCATCGCCTGCGAGTGTTGCCAGCCCTGGTCTTTCCAGAAAAGATGCATGCCTGCGCATTCCACGATGATTGAAATCAGCAATGAGCCAATCAGTACACCCACTAACCTGAATGGCAAGGTGATGACACTGGCCAGCAGGCTTTTCCGGCGTGTCTGCTGATGTTGTGCCGTAGCTGCTGGATCGCTCATGGCGCTTTACTCTCGTCGATAATAGGGTCGGCATCCTCATCAAGCAGTTCAGGCGGTAGCGCTTGCTTCTGTAGCATAGGTGAGCCCTGGTTCTGCCACCATTGACTGGTATCGGTGTAGCTTTGACGCATGTAACCTGCCAATTGCTGAAGATCGGTTGGCATGATTTCATCTGGATCGGGGGCGGGCAGGGGCATGCGGACTTTCCACAGGTTGCCACCCTGTAGCAGTGCAAAGCATTGCCCTTTTGGAAGTTGAACAACGTGTGACGGCTCAATCATCGGCACACTCGACATGCTGATGCGATCCTGTGTGTTGCTGGTGAAATCGGTTTTGGTGTAGATGTCTGAACTGTCGGTTGCGCCGCTGACCACCGTGGTGGTGTAGACCTCCACCTTGGGCAATTGCTTGGTGAGCAGTTCGGCGGTGGCTGTCTCGCGCACGCGCAGCATGAACAGGTTATTGAAATTTCCGACGACTTGACCTGCTTTGGCGCGATTGCCAATGCGTGCTTCGATATCGCTCAGGGTTTGAGTGTAGGCGGTGACCTGGATGCCGGCACCGCCACCTTTGTTGATCATCGGGATGAATTCATTGCCCATCAACTCATTGAATTCATCGGCATGAACGTTGATTGGTACTTTGGTGTCTGCCGATGCACCGGGCAGGCCGTCGTCGATACCGAATTTGTAGATGTGTCCGGTCACAGAGACCATATCGCTGAACATCGAGTTGCCCACTGCGGCGGCGACTTCGGCATCAGACAGCGCATCGAGCCCGACGTAGACTACCGCACGTTTCCTGATGATTTGCATCCAGTCGAAAATCGGCCTGGGGTCACTCAGATCCGAATAGTTCGGTGCCAGCAATTGGGCGATTTTGCCGCTGGTGAGTTTTTCAAGTAGGGGCAGCAAGCTGGCGACGATCTTGTCGAAATAGGTCTTGTCGTAGCGAACCGCCGATCTCAGGCCATCCAGTACGGGGTCGTAGTTACGGGCCTGACTGAGGTATTGCTCAAGGGCAACCACGCGCTTTTCGCGGCCGATCATGTTCCTGGGAATATTCTTCTCGTTGAGCTTGGCTTCAATCTGAACGATGACTTCCCAGGCCTTGGGTTCCGTTCTGGCGAAGTAGTGCTGGGCGTATTCGATGAACAAGGCGTCGATATTGATGACGTGGCGCTGGATCAGCATATAGTCTGGTCGTTGCCCCAGTTCAATCAACGCCCTGGCGATGATGTTGACGAATCGCCAGGCAAATTCCCGGAAGGCCGCACTGTTTCCCTCTCCCGATAGCTGGCCCGAGATACGCGTCGCGACCTCGGAAATTCGCCCGAAACGGCCTACTGCGTTGTAACGGGCGCTGATCTCCGGCCACCCCAGATGGAACACGTAGAACGCGTTCTCTCTGCCTGCGCGTCTTGCCTCGACGAACATCCTCTTGAGCAGATCTGCGTCTCCTTTAGGGTCGAAAACAATGACCACTTCATGCTCGCCGAGGTGATTCTTTCGACGAATGTCCTGGGTGATGAACAATTCGGCCAGCCGCGTTTTACCCACGCGTGTGGTGCCCAGAACGAGTGAGTGGCCAACGCGTTCACCTAGCGGCAGGCTGACATCAACTTCCTCCGGTTCGATGCCATGCAGGCGCGGCAAGCCGCCAACAGGCGGTAATGGCCGTACTGGATTGAGCGGGATATCCCAGGTTGTGAGGCGGGGCAGTAGCGACAGCGGAAAGGGTGCGAATTCCAGCCGTTCCTCCAGGTGTCGTGCCAACTGGTAGGCGGGTGTCGGCTCCACATAGCGCCTGAACTCGGGCCGGTAGGTCTGCATCAATCTGTGGGTGTGCTTTTGTTCCCAGCGAAACCCTTTGCCAATGAACAAGCGTTGTTGGCTGACAGGCACATTCCTGCTCGTCATCACGTAACGTGGCAGGCGACGGATATCGCGGCGGTAGCGCAGGATCACCTGCGCATCGCGCCAGCGCAGTACGCCAAAAAAACCGAATGCCAGTGCGCTACCGATGCCGATGTCCGGACTCAGCGCGAGCGACCACGGTGCTGCCACGCACAGCAGCGCGGCTCCGGCACAAACGGCAACGGTGTAGAGCTCCACAGGAGGGCGCAGCAGTACCTCGACCGGCTGAGTCTGTGCCATCGTGTTATTGCTCAATACCCGTGCTGGTGATGAGCACGGGGTAATGGCGCAGGCCAAGGCGTTCGGCCAGGTCATCGGCGGCAACGGGTGCAAGCTGCAGGCCCGGCGCGGCTGCGCGCAGGCGTACCAGACCGTCCTCAGTCTCTACGTTGACGACCAGACCGACGGCACCACGCTCG is drawn from Pectobacterium aroidearum and contains these coding sequences:
- a CDS encoding TIGR03747 family integrating conjugative element membrane protein → MSDPAATAQHQQTRRKSLLASVITLPFRLVGVLIGSLLISIIVECAGMHLFWKDQGWQHSQAMLQYELGHLSNNFTRSVIVQEPGRTAHQLIDTGYEWMFIKTGLLERMKQTAEHARTPSQTPRRDFRYFVSQAYVWSENYLIAAAFTTLTFMVRLLVLVLTLPLIVMAVFVGLVDGLVRRDVRRFGAGRESGFVYHRAKAALLPLAVLPWVAYLALPVSVHPLMILLPGAALLGVAVALTASSFKKYL
- the traD gene encoding type IV conjugative transfer system coupling protein TraD, which codes for MAQTQPVEVLLRPPVELYTVAVCAGAALLCVAAPWSLALSPDIGIGSALAFGFFGVLRWRDAQVILRYRRDIRRLPRYVMTSRNVPVSQQRLFIGKGFRWEQKHTHRLMQTYRPEFRRYVEPTPAYQLARHLEERLEFAPFPLSLLPRLTTWDIPLNPVRPLPPVGGLPRLHGIEPEEVDVSLPLGERVGHSLVLGTTRVGKTRLAELFITQDIRRKNHLGEHEVVIVFDPKGDADLLKRMFVEARRAGRENAFYVFHLGWPEISARYNAVGRFGRISEVATRISGQLSGEGNSAAFREFAWRFVNIIARALIELGQRPDYMLIQRHVINIDALFIEYAQHYFARTEPKAWEVIVQIEAKLNEKNIPRNMIGREKRVVALEQYLSQARNYDPVLDGLRSAVRYDKTYFDKIVASLLPLLEKLTSGKIAQLLAPNYSDLSDPRPIFDWMQIIRKRAVVYVGLDALSDAEVAAAVGNSMFSDMVSVTGHIYKFGIDDGLPGASADTKVPINVHADEFNELMGNEFIPMINKGGGAGIQVTAYTQTLSDIEARIGNRAKAGQVVGNFNNLFMLRVRETATAELLTKQLPKVEVYTTTVVSGATDSSDIYTKTDFTSNTQDRISMSSVPMIEPSHVVQLPKGQCFALLQGGNLWKVRMPLPAPDPDEIMPTDLQQLAGYMRQSYTDTSQWWQNQGSPMLQKQALPPELLDEDADPIIDESKAP